CGGATGGTAGGAGGGAAAGCCTCGGCGGTGGGCTCATATCCCATCCACTCCCCAGAAAACTGCTCATTGAGACCGCAGAGAGGAACGGCATACCATACCAATTAGACGTGTTTGAAGGGGGCACGACCGACGCGACCGAGATTGCTCTTGCCCGCGGAGGCGTACCCGCAGCAGTCCTCTCGATACCGACGCGCTACATTCACACACCGGTAGAGGTGTTAAACCTTAAAGACGTCGAAAACGCCATAAAGCTGCTAAAGCTTTCGCTTGAAAGAGCCCACGAGGTACTAGCAGTGTGAGGGTGTGTTTCATTGATATACGATTCTATAGTTCGAGCAGCGTCAAGGAGACGGGTGAAAGTAGGCGTAGGAGTAGGCGACTGGAAGGGCGCGGTCAGAGTTGTGTCAGGGGTTAAGCAGGCATCAGAAATCGTTGACGTAGTGCTTGTCGGGGCCCCCGAGCTGGAAGGTAGGGTTAGCTACGAGCCGTTCTATCAGTCGAGGGAGCCTGAGAGAAAGCTGCTAGAACTCCTCGTCTCGGGGGAAGTCGACGGGGTTGTTCGAGGCGGGCTCAGCGCTTCAACTTTTCTGAAACATGTGAAGCAAACGTTTAAAGTTGAAAAAATTTTGAGGATCGCACTGTTGGAGGACGCCGCCGGCCACCAGTTCATGTTCTCCCCCGTTGGAGTAGACGAAGGGGAGAGCGTCGAGGAGAAGATTTCTCTCGCAGCTGGGGCAGCGGACTTTCTTAGGAAGATAAGTGTGGCACCTAAAATAGCGGTTCTCTCTGGTGGGCGCTTAGGCGACATTGGTAGGAGCCCAAGAGTTGATAAGACGATAAGGGAGGCTGAGGAGGCCGCTAGGATTCTCAGGGAGAGAGGGTACGACGCCGAGCACTACCAGATACTGATAGAGGACGCTATAGCGGATGAAAGGAACGTGGTAGTGGCGCCCGACGGGATTTCAGGAAACCTGATTTACAGAACACTCATACACCTCGGCTTAGGAAAGTCTTACGGAGCGATATACCTTAACTTGCCGAAATCCGTAGTGGACACGTCGAGAGCGGCTCCCCCCAACGAGTACACCGGAGCTGTTATTATGGCTGCTGCAACAGTGAACCTTCAAGAGCGTTAACCGGCGGGTTATGCTAGGTGCTTTCTAACAGCTCCGTAGGGAAGTACTCCTCCTTTCTCTCCATAGCTGCAATTCTGAAGTAGTCTGTGAAGGTTATGTCACTAGACGTTATGGACGTCGGGGTCAAACCAGCATCCTCGAGTCCGCTGAGCAAAAGGTTTAGAGGGTCCTCCACCCTCTTGACAAATATCTTGAGAGTCTTCCTCCCCGTCCTTAGAACATTAACGACAATCCTCAAGTCCTTTATTTTTGAAACATCTTTTTCCGTCAGTTTCTTGAAGGATACCTCGAAAGCGTAGCCTGCTCGTATGCTGTCAACAAACTTTTTAGGGTCACCGAAGAGAACCACGCGACCCCTGTCAAGGATAACCACGCGGTCGCAGAAGTCGGTGGTCTCGAGGTCGTGACTCACTATTCCCATGGTCACATTGTACTGCTTGTTTATGTTCCGCAGGTAGTTCAGCACATCCACTCTTAGGTGGGCGTCGAGGCCTGTTGTTGGTTCGTCCAGCAAGAGCACTTGCGGCTCGTGTATTAGCCCAATACAAATTGAAACTCGCTTCCTTTCGCCGCCCGAGAGCTTGCCAACAGGCTTCTCCATGAGCTCTCTGTCTTTGAAACCAAGAACCTCCAAGATTTCTATCGCTCTACGCTTAGCCTCCCTCTCAGGTACGCCGTACATTCGGGCGAAGAGGCAAGCGTTTTTTAGCGCTGAGAACTCGTAGTAAAGCCCGACCTCGTCAAGCTGGGGGACGTAGCCTAAGACGTGCTTTAGCTTCTCTTTCTCCTTTACGACGTTTATTCCGGCAACGTGTACCTCTCCCTTAGCGGGGTGAAGCTGTCCAGTTAGAACCCTGAGGCAGGTGGTTTTGCCAGCGCCGCTTCCACCTATAACCGCTATCAGTTCTCCTTTCTCAGCGTAGAAGCTTACATTCTCTAATACAGTTTTCCCGCCGAGGCGCACGTACACGCCCTCGAGCTCTATGAACTTTTCCCCGGACAAGTCGTTTCACACCACCGACTTCTTCAGTGAGAAAGCTATCAGTGAGAGAGCGAGGAAGAACAGGCTGTAGATTAGTAGGCCAAGCATTGGGGGATAGGCGTAGTAGAGTGGCAGCCCCCTCGACGCTATGTTCGTAATAGCTTCCCTAGCCATGTGCAGTGGGCTGGCGTTTTTAACGTCCGCTACTGGGACCGCTAGTTCTATCACTACTAACGTTAGAAAGGCGAATATGAAGTACTGGTTGGCTTGGAGGCGGGAATTGCTCATGACGGATATGAAAACGCCGAGCGTTATTCCGAAGAGCGAGCTGCAGAGGAAGCTGAGAATCAGGTTGACGTAGGAGCCCATGGGCTGGTAGCTGTATGCTAAGCTGAGGATCCCTATTATTATCATCATCTGAATGATACTCGTTATGAGGTACGCTAAAACCTTCGCTAGAATTGCTTCAGACTTACTTGCAGGTGTGAGCAGTAGCCTCCTTAAGGGAACGTCGCCGACAACGCACTGAGAGGTCAGTATCATTATGCCCCCTATCAGGAGCAAGGGGACTATTAGGGGGACTGTTACTCTCAAGTCGAATCCCTGCTCTTCACTCGGCCCCATGACGGCGGTTATTGCGGGGATTACCTCGTCCTTTGTGAAGTTGAAGCGTATCTTGAAGTTAGCTATGGCGCCCGTCACGCAGTCTAATACTTTCTTTTGGCTCTCGAAGTCCGTGCCATCAAGGGTTAAGTTTATGTAGGCCGGAACGGGGAATGGCGCCTCCGGGTCCCTATTGCTAGCCAGGTGGCTATTAAATCCGAACGGTATTATTATCACGGCTTCTATGTCGCCGCGCCACAGCAAGAAGTTGGCGACGTTCTCGTCGTTTAAGGGGAAGACTATGCATGTGCTTTTATTAGCGTTGGCAACTAGCTCCCAGAAGAATTCATCCGCAAAATCGTAGTTTGGGTCCCCTATGCTGGTGTCCTGGTTTATAACAGCTATCTTAGCGTAGTCGGCAAGTGTGAGCACCCTAAACTGGTAAGCACCAAGGCTGAAGGTGATTATCACGGGAAGGAGGATTAAAACCACTAGAGCCATCCTGTCCTTAATTATCCCCTCGAGCTCCTTTCTCACCAGGGCAGATATTCGAATCAGGCTTCCGGCAAGCCTAGATAGTGCACGTGACATCATCCGGCCCCCGCCACGTATCTGAAGTAGTCTTCAAATGTAAGCTCAATCCTTGGCTCAACCTTGTAAACCTTGAACCCCTCCGACTCCAAGCGGCTTAAAATCCTGTTCAAAACCACCCTATTATCCTTTCCTTCAACAAGTATCTTGTAGTATGGTCCAACTCTGAAAACGTGAGCGACACCTTCAACGCTCTTTATTACGTCTTCCGCCCTTGGATCGTCCTCCTCCAGCACGAGGCCTATAGCGTAACCGTTTCCAGGCAGCTTAGAAACGAGCTCCTTCGGTGTCCCAAAGTCCATGAGCCCCTTCCCCCTTACGAAAACAGCAACTTTGTCGCAGTACTCCGCTTCGGAGGGGTAATGTGTTATTACAACGAGCGTTGTACCATATGTCTCGTTGATCTTCTCCAGGTAACTCCAGAGCTCGTGTCTTCTAACAAGGTCCAAGCCGCTTGTCGGCTCATCAAGGAAGAGGATTTTCGGGTAGTGGACGAGAGCTATTGCTATGCTAACCCTTCTTTTTTCCCCACCGCTTAGCTCCTCTACTTTCATGTTTCCCTTGTGGAATATGTCTAGCTCTTTCAGGATTCGTTTTCCCCTTTTCACCAGCTCGTCTTCTGGAATCCCGTACTGTCTCCCGAAGTAGACTATGTTCTCCATCGGAGTGAAGTTCTCATACATCCTGCTTAGGTCTTGTGGAACGTAGCCTATTAGTGGGGCGACAAACTCCTTCCTAGACGGGGGAAAACCATATATGAGGATTTCCCCAGAGTCTGGTGTTATCTCGCCTATCAGCGCCTTCATACAGGTGCTTTTCCCACTCCCAGACTCACCAACTATCCCTAGGATTTCTCCTTCCCTCAAGGAGAAAGATACGTCCCTTAAAACAGTTTTCCCGCTATATGAAACTGTGAGACCCCGCACCTTTAAAGCATACTCATTGGAGGGGACCATTTCATGTCTCGGTGTTAGGACTACCTTGCTGGCGGCGACATCAACTATTCTCGAGCTCTCAGATACCCTTAAAAGCACGGTTATTGTTTGCTCCACAATCTCCCTTACTTTTCTCCGCACCCTGGCTGCAGCCGCGCTACTCGTGACAACGCTTAGCCCGCAGCGGCTTAGCAGCAGGCGGACGTTTTCCAGCATTCTCCTAAAGTAGAAGTTAACGAGGAGTATGAGAACTTTTCTCGCCAGAAACTCAAGCTGGTATCTCAGTGACGGACGTCCAACCGACACTAAGACACCCTTTAGCTCGCGCCCCCCTATTACGCCTTTGTTCACGGACATTACGAAGAACTTTTTTAGAGGATTGTCCTCAACCACTAGAATTTCGCCTTCACCCGTGAAGTCGGTGTTGCTGTGAAGCCACACACCTTCCACAGTGCAGTGAACTTTCATCAGTGGGGTAACTTTCCGAAGCCACTTGACAGCGTGGCTGAGCTCGCTGCCGTCAAAGAACTTAAGCTGAGAGGTGGACTTCTTCAGCCTGTTCCTGAAAACGATGTTAGCCGCCTGAACGTCGCACTTAGAGCGCGGCCCACCGACGGTGATGACGACGCCTTTCTCGATGCGCTTACTTCCACGCACACCGTGGTCTAACATCACTACAAAAAACTTCCTGAAGGGGCGCGAGTAAACTTTCAATACGCGGCCCGTGCCCCTAAACGATTCACCGCTCTTCCGCCAGACGCCATTAAGTACGACGTCTATGATGTTTCCTTCCCTCTCCTGGCACCATTTAACGGCACGGGCAATCATCCTCCCAGTGAAGAAGGCTTCCTCGGAGAAGCCCTTAGACGACATGTCAACCACACGCCTTCAAGAACTAAACCACGACAAGCAATTAACAGAAGAGAAGAGGAGGAAGAAAAATGTTCGGTGCAAGTTGCCCATTACTGTTGCATTTTCAGCTGGGTGAATTTCCGAGCAACATAGAGAAGTAAAGCCAAAGTGATTACCGTTATCACTGCCTCGACTGTCAGGATATCTAGTACGTTTAATTGGTATAATACTGCGAACAAGTCGACCAGTATGTGCAAGCCAACCGCTGCGAGGTAGAATTTCGCTGTTTGGTTTTTGGCGAGACCCCAGCCGACGATGCCAGTCAGTGAGCCGTGAAGCAGTACAACAACAGCCCTCTCGTAAACAGCTAAAGCAGGGAGCGAGAAGATTTGAGGAGTAAAGCAGAGCCCCACCAGGCTATAAGTGATTAAAAGTATCTTGAGGTCGACGAGCTGCAATAGGAGCTCTGGGGCTGTAAACTGCGCTATGAGCATTAACATCAACTCCTCCTGAGTCTCGGCGAAGAACAATGCTATGAACGAGGCTTCTTGTACAGCTTTCTGGATGAACGGCCTTGCATACCACAGAAGTGGGACAGTATATGTTAGAGTGGAAATCGAGAGAGAGGTGCCTGCGAGCACGAGTAAGGCTTCTCCCGACCCAAAACCTAACCCAGCCGATAGACCATAGAAGGCTCCGTTACTTGGTGTTATAGAAGCTCTCACCAGTGGGATTAGTAGCACTAGAAGTTTGGCTGCTTCTTCTATGAAGCCCGTTGCTAACAGGTCTACGCCGTAGAGTGCCAATCCTCCGAGGAAGAGGACGTACAGCTTGCGTAGGTAGGCGACATAGAACATCACCGCTGCTACTATGAATGCCACTAATACTGGTTTAAGAGACTCACCGGAGAACCTCCACCTTCGGAGTAGGAGCACCACCACTAGCGGATATAGGATACTGAAGAGCACAGCGAACGCCATGCTTAAACCATCCATGCACACTTCACCCCTCCCACATGTAGGGACAATAAATATTATTAATAATTTTGGTTTGAGACTGTGCGGCCGTATAGTGAACTGATTACCAAAAAGTATATGATTGAGGGATTCCATGTTTGGAAGATGTCCGCTTGAAGGGGGAGAAGTTATGGCGAAGATCACCGTGTCCATAATAAAGGCGGACATAGGTTCGCTTGCAGGACACCATGTGGTTTACGATGAGTGCATCGAAGTGGCGAAGGATTGCTTGCAGAAAGGTGTAGACGAAGGTATAATTCTAGATTACTATGTGACTAACTGCGGCGACGACTTGGAGTTAATAATGAGCCACAGGAGGGGTGAGTCAAACCCTGAAGTGCACAGGCTGGCTTGGGACACCTTCCTGAAGGCAGCTGAGGTTGCGCGTAAGTTTAAGCTGTACGCCGCCGGGCAGGATTTGCTAAAGGACACATTTTCAGGGAACGTTAAGGGTATGGGTCCCGGTGTGGCGGAGCTCGAATTTGAGGAGAGGAGGTCGGATCCAGTAATATGCTTCATGGCGGACAAGACAGAGCCGGGAGCCTTTAACCTCCCGATGTACAAGATCTTCGCCGACCCGTTTAACACGGCTGGACTAGTGATAGACCCATCCATGCATGATGGCTTCGTTTTCGAGGTCTACGACGTCATAGACCACCAGTACGTGAGGCTTTCGTGCCCCGAGGAACTCTATGACCTGCTCGCGATAATAGGGACGCCTGGAAGGTATGTTGTGAGGAAGGTTTACAAAAAGGATGGAACACCTGCAGCGGCCGTATCGACGACGAGGCTTAGTCTCATAGCCGGCAAATACGTAGGTAAGGATGACCCGTGCGCAATAGTAAGAGCACAACACGGGCTACCTGCAGTAGGAGAAGTTCTTGAGCCGTTTGCCCTCCCGTACCTCGTCGCCGGCTGGATGAGAGGAAGCCACCATGGGCCACTAATGCCCGTCTCGCAAAAGGATGCCAAGTGCACACGGTTCGACGGCCCACCGAGGATAGTTGCGCTAGGGTTCCAGGTTAGCGACGGTAAGCTTATAGGGCCAGCCGACCTCTTCGACGACCCAGCCTTCGACGAGGCGAGGAGAATGGCAAACCAGATAGCAGACTACATGAGAAGACATGGACCGTTCATGCCACACAGGCTTGGACCAGAAGAGATAGAATATACTACTCTGCCACAAGTTATCGAGAAGCTGAAAGACAAATTTGTAAAAGAAGAAGATTAGCCCTTTTTCACCTGGACTCAGCATCCAAGAAGCAGAGAAATAAACACGCTACATACATTCCCTTTTTCTAGTTTTTATTAAAGGATCCAGTTAGTTTTATAAGTGCACGGATTCATTAAGACCCGCTCAGGAAGCGACACGTTGACAAGAGCGTACACGTCCACGACCACGCTCCGGTAAGCTCAATTCCAAAACAATAATGTAATAAAGATAAAAGCAAGAAGAGTGCTAAGGCCGTTATAACAGCTATATGGAGAATTAATTACTGCTTTACTAACTATCTGACCTCCTTCCCGCCCTAAAGGGCGAAGCTTTCGGATGTGTAAAAAATGGGCGCTTTATTGAGATTAAAGGAGACCTAAATTTCGTCTAATTTTCACAAACCTTCTCTTTAGGCAGACTTTGCAAGATTTTCAACTCTATTTTTCTACGCAAAGCTACGTGTGGCTTCCAATCTTCCTCCTGTCATGAGCAAATGTTCGTAGGCCTATGCGATTGAAGCAACCTATCTTATGACGGTTTCGCATTCCATAGTGAGGCTTGGAGATGGGTCTGAGTTAAGTGGGTATGTTTAGTGGGTTGTTTTCGTTCCTATAACCTTTCCCTCTCGATTAACCCTTTGAGGGCTCCTTTGGGGGGGCCAACTCCCCGCGTCTGAAGGCTCAAAACAGCTGCAACCGTCCTACCATTGCTAGTCCGCACTCTCCGTGCTTCATCATCCTGACCGGGATATGAAGCCCCAGA
This window of the Candidatus Jordarchaeales archaeon genome carries:
- the mtxX gene encoding methanogenesis marker protein Mmp4/MtxX, whose amino-acid sequence is MIYDSIVRAASRRRVKVGVGVGDWKGAVRVVSGVKQASEIVDVVLVGAPELEGRVSYEPFYQSREPERKLLELLVSGEVDGVVRGGLSASTFLKHVKQTFKVEKILRIALLEDAAGHQFMFSPVGVDEGESVEEKISLAAGAADFLRKISVAPKIAVLSGGRLGDIGRSPRVDKTIREAEEAARILRERGYDAEHYQILIEDAIADERNVVVAPDGISGNLIYRTLIHLGLGKSYGAIYLNLPKSVVDTSRAAPPNEYTGAVIMAAATVNLQER
- a CDS encoding ABC transporter ATP-binding protein, whose amino-acid sequence is MSGEKFIELEGVYVRLGGKTVLENVSFYAEKGELIAVIGGSGAGKTTCLRVLTGQLHPAKGEVHVAGINVVKEKEKLKHVLGYVPQLDEVGLYYEFSALKNACLFARMYGVPEREAKRRAIEILEVLGFKDRELMEKPVGKLSGGERKRVSICIGLIHEPQVLLLDEPTTGLDAHLRVDVLNYLRNINKQYNVTMGIVSHDLETTDFCDRVVILDRGRVVLFGDPKKFVDSIRAGYAFEVSFKKLTEKDVSKIKDLRIVVNVLRTGRKTLKIFVKRVEDPLNLLLSGLEDAGLTPTSITSSDITFTDYFRIAAMERKEEYFPTELLEST
- a CDS encoding ABC transporter permease; translation: MSRALSRLAGSLIRISALVRKELEGIIKDRMALVVLILLPVIITFSLGAYQFRVLTLADYAKIAVINQDTSIGDPNYDFADEFFWELVANANKSTCIVFPLNDENVANFLLWRGDIEAVIIIPFGFNSHLASNRDPEAPFPVPAYINLTLDGTDFESQKKVLDCVTGAIANFKIRFNFTKDEVIPAITAVMGPSEEQGFDLRVTVPLIVPLLLIGGIMILTSQCVVGDVPLRRLLLTPASKSEAILAKVLAYLITSIIQMMIIIGILSLAYSYQPMGSYVNLILSFLCSSLFGITLGVFISVMSNSRLQANQYFIFAFLTLVVIELAVPVADVKNASPLHMAREAITNIASRGLPLYYAYPPMLGLLIYSLFFLALSLIAFSLKKSVV
- a CDS encoding ABC transporter ATP-binding protein gives rise to the protein MSSKGFSEEAFFTGRMIARAVKWCQEREGNIIDVVLNGVWRKSGESFRGTGRVLKVYSRPFRKFFVVMLDHGVRGSKRIEKGVVITVGGPRSKCDVQAANIVFRNRLKKSTSQLKFFDGSELSHAVKWLRKVTPLMKVHCTVEGVWLHSNTDFTGEGEILVVEDNPLKKFFVMSVNKGVIGGRELKGVLVSVGRPSLRYQLEFLARKVLILLVNFYFRRMLENVRLLLSRCGLSVVTSSAAAARVRRKVREIVEQTITVLLRVSESSRIVDVAASKVVLTPRHEMVPSNEYALKVRGLTVSYSGKTVLRDVSFSLREGEILGIVGESGSGKSTCMKALIGEITPDSGEILIYGFPPSRKEFVAPLIGYVPQDLSRMYENFTPMENIVYFGRQYGIPEDELVKRGKRILKELDIFHKGNMKVEELSGGEKRRVSIAIALVHYPKILFLDEPTSGLDLVRRHELWSYLEKINETYGTTLVVITHYPSEAEYCDKVAVFVRGKGLMDFGTPKELVSKLPGNGYAIGLVLEEDDPRAEDVIKSVEGVAHVFRVGPYYKILVEGKDNRVVLNRILSRLESEGFKVYKVEPRIELTFEDYFRYVAGAG
- the fbp gene encoding fructose-1,6-bisphosphate aldolase/phosphatase, which translates into the protein MFGRCPLEGGEVMAKITVSIIKADIGSLAGHHVVYDECIEVAKDCLQKGVDEGIILDYYVTNCGDDLELIMSHRRGESNPEVHRLAWDTFLKAAEVARKFKLYAAGQDLLKDTFSGNVKGMGPGVAELEFEERRSDPVICFMADKTEPGAFNLPMYKIFADPFNTAGLVIDPSMHDGFVFEVYDVIDHQYVRLSCPEELYDLLAIIGTPGRYVVRKVYKKDGTPAAAVSTTRLSLIAGKYVGKDDPCAIVRAQHGLPAVGEVLEPFALPYLVAGWMRGSHHGPLMPVSQKDAKCTRFDGPPRIVALGFQVSDGKLIGPADLFDDPAFDEARRMANQIADYMRRHGPFMPHRLGPEEIEYTTLPQVIEKLKDKFVKEED